Proteins co-encoded in one Maylandia zebra isolate NMK-2024a linkage group LG16, Mzebra_GT3a, whole genome shotgun sequence genomic window:
- the LOC101472658 gene encoding indian hedgehog B protein: MRISFLLLTASLCALVLLLLAPASEGCGPGRGYGKRRLPKKLIPLAYKQFSPNVAEKTLGASGRPEGKITRNSERFKELTPNYNTDIIFKDEEDTGADRLMTQRCKDKLNSLAISVMNMWPGVKLRVTEGWDEDGHHSEDSLHYEGRAVDITTSDRDRNKYAMLARLAVEAGFDWVYYESKAHIHCSVKSEHSVAAKTGGCFPGDAQVVVEGGAAKQMRDLLPGDRVLASSTADGNGPFLYSPVLSFLDRQPNASKIFYVIGTNAGFNITLTAAHLIFVTDCTAGLNQQEEEPLSGSTWEGRPRWGVGQRTVFASEVQPGQCVFTSAGEVKSQPKLSVVTFVSEQRSIGLYAPLTQHGSIVVNGVLASCYAAVDSHHLSHWALAPLRLFYSLIGPSEAQNDGLHWYPWLLHWLGKMLLDTTHFHPWSVEQ, translated from the exons ATGCGGATCTCCTTCCTCCTTCTCACCGCCTCTCTGTGTGCCttggtcctcctcctcctcgcacCTGCCTCGGAGGGCTGCGGGCCGGGGAGGGGGTACGGCAAAAGGCGGCTCCCGAAAAAGCTCATCCCGCTTGCCTACAAGCAGTTCAGCCCAAACGTCGCCGAGAAGACCCTAGGAGCCAGCGGGCGTCCCGAGGGCAAGATAACACGCAACTCCGAGCGCTTTAAAGAGCTGACGCCAAACTACAATACAGACATAATCTTTAAAGATGAGGAGGACACGGGCGCCGACAGGCTAATGACCCAG CGGTGTAAAGACAAGCTAAATTCTCTGGCCATCTCTGTGATGAACATGTGGCCAGGTGTGAAGTTGAGAGTGACGGAGGGCTGGGATGAGGATGGTCATCATTCAGAGGACTCATTGCATTATGAGGGGCGTGCTGTCGACATCACCACATCAGACAG GGACAGGAATAAGTATGCTATGTTGGCTCGCTTGGCTGTAGAAGCTGGATTTGACTGGGTCTATTACGAGTCCAAAGCCCACATTCACTGTAGCGTCAAGTCAG AACACTCTGTGGCAGCCAAAACCGGTGGTTGTTTCCCTGGTGACGCTCAGGTTGTCGTTGAAGGTGGTGCTGCTAAACAGATGCGTGACCTCCTCCCTGGTGATCGGGTCTTGGCTTCCTCAACAGCAGACGGCAATGGTCCTTTTCTCTACAGCCCAGTCCTATCCTTTCTGGACCGCCAGCCCAATGCCTCAAAGATCTTTTATGTTATTGGGACTAATGCAGGATTCAATATTACTCTCACAGCTGCTCACCTGATCTTTGTCACAGACTGCACTGCTGGGCTGAATCAGCAAGAGGAAGAGCCGTTATCGGGTTCCACGTGGGAAGGCAGGCCTAGATGGGGAGTAGGTCAGAGGACGGTTTTTGCCAGCGAGGTCCAGCCAGGacagtgtgtgtttacatcGGCAGGGGAAGTGAAGTCGCAGCCAAAACTTTCAGTTGTGACCTTTGTGAGCGAGCAGAGGAGCATTGGCTTGTATGCCCCACTCACCCAGCATGGGTCTATAGTGGTAAATGGTGTATTGGCATCTTGTTATGCTGCTGTGGACAGTCACCATTTGTCCCACTGGGCCCTGGCCCCACTACGACTCTTCTACAGCCTGATTGGGCCATCAGAAGCACAGAATGATGGGCTGCACTGGTACCCTTGGCTTCTACATTGGCTAGGGAAAATGCTGCTGGATACTACACACTTCCACCCCTGGTCTGTTGAACAATGA